A region from the uncultured Bacteroides sp. genome encodes:
- a CDS encoding Crp/Fnr family transcriptional regulator: protein MNKVELSLRFPVINLGATCFANLSDEKLCELEAHKRQITFQKGDIISKQGTFAPSVMFVLDGFVKEFIEGTAGKNTNLRIVGKGDFIALSGLFNNRVSNYSAMALSSVTLCLFDKEYLLKLIQENSDINFRLIHRYSELENSFFSLLHSHLYKQMNGKMARALLYLSSFNRDGINIFQYMSRRDIAEFASISTENAIRVLKIFESDGLIEIKEKKISLLNREALEMIFEKG, encoded by the coding sequence ATGAATAAGGTGGAACTATCTTTACGTTTTCCTGTTATTAATTTAGGAGCGACTTGTTTTGCTAATCTTTCAGATGAGAAGCTTTGTGAACTAGAGGCTCACAAACGACAAATAACCTTCCAGAAAGGAGATATCATTAGTAAGCAAGGTACTTTTGCGCCGTCAGTTATGTTTGTTCTTGATGGGTTTGTAAAGGAATTTATAGAAGGAACCGCAGGGAAAAATACAAATCTGCGGATTGTGGGAAAGGGTGATTTCATTGCGCTATCGGGCTTATTCAATAATAGAGTAAGTAACTATTCAGCCATGGCGTTGAGTTCGGTTACTCTCTGTTTATTTGATAAAGAGTATTTGTTAAAGCTCATTCAAGAGAATTCAGATATTAACTTTCGGCTTATTCATCGTTACAGCGAGTTAGAGAATAGTTTCTTTTCATTGCTGCATAGCCACTTATACAAGCAGATGAATGGAAAAATGGCTAGAGCTTTGTTATATCTTTCTTCTTTTAATAGAGATGGAATTAATATCTTTCAATATATGTCTCGTAGAGATATTGCTGAATTTGCTTCCATCAGTACAGAAAATGCTATTCGCGTTCTGAAAATTTTTGAGTCGGATGGTTTGATTGAGATTAAAGAAAAAAAGATTAGCTTGCTAAATCGTGAGGCGTTAGAAATGATCTTTGAAAAAGGATAA
- a CDS encoding AraC family transcriptional regulator, with the protein MTKSLNDLGVEFKYLIVNDKDHQYGLWVNTVGCQAIQPNSPYPLKDHPSGYFFNALKGRILPEYQVVYITKGRGLFASESTPERQVCKGRLMILFPGQWHTYQPLQQTGWNEYYIGFEGSIIDNIIRNSFITKENQVLEVGLNEELVSLFSRALEIAELDKISAQQYLSGIVLHIIGLILSVSKNKIFEMGDVDQKIEQAKIIMNENVLKNIDPEELAMKLNISYSWFRKVFKDYTGYAPAKYFQELKLRKAKQLLVGTSQSVKEISFMLDYKSTEHFFSLFKKRTGFTPLEYRSYARGTDSE; encoded by the coding sequence ATGACTAAGAGTTTAAATGATTTAGGAGTTGAATTCAAATATCTTATTGTAAATGACAAAGATCATCAATATGGTCTTTGGGTGAATACTGTTGGATGTCAGGCTATTCAGCCCAATTCCCCATATCCTCTAAAGGACCATCCTTCCGGCTATTTTTTTAATGCACTTAAAGGGCGTATTTTACCTGAGTATCAAGTTGTGTATATTACTAAGGGCCGAGGATTGTTTGCCTCTGAGTCTACTCCTGAACGTCAGGTTTGTAAAGGGCGCCTTATGATACTTTTCCCAGGGCAATGGCATACTTATCAACCTCTACAACAGACTGGATGGAATGAGTATTACATTGGTTTTGAAGGTTCTATAATTGATAATATCATAAGAAATTCATTTATCACGAAAGAAAATCAGGTACTCGAGGTTGGATTGAATGAAGAATTAGTTTCTTTGTTTTCTCGGGCTCTCGAAATAGCCGAATTGGATAAAATATCAGCTCAACAATATTTATCTGGTATTGTGCTTCACATAATTGGTTTAATTCTCTCCGTTTCAAAAAATAAGATATTCGAAATGGGAGATGTTGATCAAAAGATCGAACAAGCTAAAATCATAATGAATGAAAATGTATTAAAAAATATTGATCCTGAAGAACTTGCTATGAAATTGAATATTAGTTATTCTTGGTTTCGTAAAGTATTCAAAGATTATACAGGATATGCTCCTGCCAAATATTTTCAAGAGCTAAAGCTCCGTAAAGCTAAACAACTATTGGTCGGAACCTCTCAGTCAGTAAAAGAGATATCTTTTATGCTTGATTATAAATCTACTGAACATTTTTTTTCTCTTTTTAAAAAACGTACTGGTTTTACGCCTCTTGAATATCGGTCGTATGCTCGGGGTACCGATTCTGAATAG
- the rhaD gene encoding rhamnulose-1-phosphate aldolase yields the protein MKSIIEDRPALAKQVAEVAEVAGYLWQKGWAERNGGNITINITDVVDSAIRNLKPISGRVDIGKYLPNLKGCYFFCKGTNKRMRDLARWPMENGSVIRICEDCSSYEIIADKPICPTSELPSHLSMHNYLIGSGSTYKAAVHTHPIDLIAMTHNPIFLKKDALTKLLWSMIPETRAFCPKGLGIIPYALPSSLELADSTVKELIEYDVVMWEKHGVCAVGENVMEAFDMVDTLSKSAQIYLMAKSMGFEPEGMSDAQMEELKVAFNLPK from the coding sequence ATGAAATCAATAATAGAAGATCGTCCGGCTCTTGCTAAGCAAGTGGCTGAAGTGGCTGAAGTGGCCGGTTATCTCTGGCAAAAAGGTTGGGCTGAGCGTAATGGGGGAAATATTACTATAAATATTACGGATGTAGTTGACTCTGCGATCAGAAATTTGAAACCGATTAGTGGGCGAGTGGACATTGGAAAGTATCTTCCGAATTTGAAGGGTTGTTATTTTTTTTGTAAGGGGACAAATAAGCGTATGCGTGATTTGGCACGTTGGCCGATGGAGAATGGGTCAGTTATTCGTATTTGTGAAGACTGTTCTAGCTATGAGATCATAGCTGATAAGCCGATATGTCCTACTTCAGAACTCCCTTCTCATTTATCAATGCACAACTATCTGATTGGTAGCGGATCTACTTATAAGGCTGCTGTACATACGCATCCTATTGATTTGATAGCAATGACTCATAATCCTATCTTTTTGAAGAAAGATGCGCTCACTAAATTGCTCTGGAGTATGATACCCGAAACTAGAGCTTTCTGTCCCAAAGGATTAGGCATTATTCCATATGCATTGCCCAGCTCTCTTGAATTGGCTGATTCAACAGTCAAAGAGCTTATTGAATACGACGTGGTGATGTGGGAAAAGCATGGCGTTTGTGCTGTTGGTGAAAATGTAATGGAAGCCTTTGATATGGTAGACACCTTATCTAAATCGGCTCAGATTTATCTGATGGCTAAATCCATGGGTTTTGAGCCGGAGGGTATGTCCGATGCGCAAATGGAGGAATTAAAAGTGGCATTTAACTTACCAAAATGA
- the rhaT gene encoding L-rhamnose/proton symporter RhaT has product MNTLIGLIIIAIGSLGQSSSYVPINRVKQWSWESFWLVQGIFAWLIFPLLGALLAIPTGSNLFELWSSGGAFPAIIYGVLWGVGGLTFGLSMRYLGVALGQSIALGTCAGFGTLFPALFGGKDLFHGEGLLLFIGVCITLGGIAIIGYAGNLRSQNMTEKEKKAAVKDFALTKGLLVALLAGVMSACFALGLEAGTPIKEAAIAGGVKGLYAGLPVIFLVTFGGFITNAAYCIQQNVKNKTGKEYFALRGSVLTNNILFCTLAGVLWYSQFFGLEMGKSFLKSPILLAFSWSILMSLNVIFSNVWGIILKEWKGSNGITIAVLVLGLLVLISSIVVVAMAQVG; this is encoded by the coding sequence ATGAACACACTTATCGGACTTATTATTATTGCTATAGGCAGTTTGGGGCAAAGTAGCTCGTATGTGCCAATAAATAGAGTAAAACAATGGAGTTGGGAAAGCTTCTGGCTGGTACAAGGCATTTTTGCTTGGTTGATTTTTCCCCTGTTAGGTGCTTTGTTAGCTATCCCTACTGGTAGTAATTTGTTCGAACTATGGAGTTCAGGCGGCGCTTTTCCTGCTATTATCTATGGTGTGCTGTGGGGAGTAGGGGGATTGACGTTTGGTCTAAGTATGCGCTATCTTGGTGTGGCACTGGGGCAGAGCATTGCGCTTGGAACTTGTGCTGGTTTTGGTACGCTTTTTCCTGCCCTATTTGGTGGTAAAGACCTTTTTCATGGCGAAGGTTTATTGCTATTCATTGGCGTGTGTATCACTTTGGGGGGCATTGCTATTATTGGATATGCGGGCAATCTTCGCTCTCAGAATATGACCGAGAAAGAAAAGAAAGCAGCAGTTAAGGACTTTGCATTGACCAAAGGGCTGCTTGTAGCTCTGTTGGCAGGTGTGATGAGTGCTTGCTTTGCTTTGGGGCTTGAAGCTGGAACACCAATAAAAGAGGCTGCCATTGCCGGGGGAGTGAAAGGTCTTTATGCGGGGCTTCCTGTGATTTTTTTAGTCACGTTTGGCGGATTCATTACTAATGCGGCTTATTGTATACAGCAGAATGTGAAGAATAAAACAGGTAAGGAGTACTTTGCTTTAAGGGGGAGCGTTTTGACGAATAATATTTTATTCTGCACGCTTGCTGGTGTATTGTGGTATTCACAATTTTTCGGTTTGGAAATGGGTAAAAGCTTTCTTAAAAGTCCCATTTTGCTCGCTTTTTCATGGAGTATATTGATGTCTCTCAATGTTATATTCAGCAATGTTTGGGGTATCATTCTTAAAGAATGGAAAGGTTCAAATGGCATTACTATTGCAGTGCTGGTGTTAGGTTTATTAGTGCTGATTTCGTCTATTGTAGTAGTTGCGATGGCACAGGTTGGATAA
- a CDS encoding L-rhamnose isomerase, translating into MMKEELIKKAYEIAVERYAVVGVDVDKAVEKLQKIALSLHCWQADDVAGFENPNAQLSGGIQTTGNHPGKARNMEELRRDILKASSYIPGTHRLNLHATYGDFGGKFVDRDQIEPKHFYSWMQWGKEYGMKLDFNSTSFSHPKSGSLTLGNPDDKIRDFWVEHTKRSRAIAEAMGKFQDDPCIMNLWIHDGSKDQTVNRLRYRELLKQSLDQIFATEYKNMKDCIEAKLFGIGAESYTVGSYDFYLGYGSKNNKMVTLDTGHFHLTESVADKISSLLLFTPEIMLHVSRPVRWDSDHVTIMNDDTLDLAKEIIRCDALDKVHIGLDYFDASINRIGAYVVGSRATQKCFMQALLEPIVKLREYEANDQLFERLALLEESKALPWNAVWDMFCLKNNVPVGEDFIAEVQKYENEVTSKRN; encoded by the coding sequence ATGATGAAAGAAGAATTAATTAAGAAAGCGTATGAAATAGCAGTAGAACGTTATGCTGTTGTAGGGGTAGATGTCGACAAGGCAGTTGAAAAGTTGCAAAAAATAGCATTGTCTTTACATTGTTGGCAAGCAGATGATGTGGCGGGTTTTGAGAATCCAAATGCTCAACTATCAGGAGGAATTCAGACAACGGGAAATCATCCTGGTAAGGCTCGTAACATGGAAGAACTTCGTCGGGATATTCTGAAAGCTTCGAGCTATATACCGGGAACTCATCGATTGAATCTTCATGCTACTTATGGTGATTTTGGCGGCAAGTTTGTTGATCGTGATCAGATTGAACCGAAGCACTTTTATAGTTGGATGCAATGGGGAAAAGAATATGGTATGAAACTAGATTTCAATTCCACTTCATTCTCACACCCTAAAAGCGGAAGTCTGACTTTGGGTAATCCGGATGACAAAATTCGTGACTTTTGGGTAGAGCATACTAAACGCAGTCGTGCCATTGCTGAAGCAATGGGTAAATTTCAAGATGACCCTTGTATCATGAACCTTTGGATACATGACGGTAGTAAAGATCAGACTGTTAATCGTTTACGTTACCGTGAATTATTGAAACAATCATTGGATCAAATCTTTGCAACGGAGTACAAGAATATGAAGGATTGCATTGAGGCAAAACTTTTTGGAATTGGCGCTGAAAGCTACACTGTCGGTTCTTATGATTTCTATCTTGGATATGGTTCGAAGAATAATAAAATGGTAACGCTTGATACCGGGCATTTTCATTTAACGGAAAGTGTTGCCGATAAAATTTCATCTCTGTTACTTTTTACTCCCGAAATTATGCTGCATGTAAGCCGCCCTGTTCGTTGGGATAGCGATCATGTAACAATAATGAATGATGATACACTGGATTTGGCAAAGGAAATTATTCGCTGCGATGCACTTGATAAAGTACATATTGGTCTCGATTATTTCGATGCAAGTATCAACCGTATTGGTGCGTATGTAGTAGGGAGTCGTGCTACACAAAAATGTTTTATGCAAGCATTGCTTGAACCAATTGTTAAACTTCGCGAATATGAAGCTAACGATCAACTGTTTGAGCGCCTCGCTCTGCTCGAAGAATCAAAAGCTTTGCCTTGGAATGCTGTATGGGATATGTTCTGCTTGAAGAATAATGTTCCTGTTGGAGAGGATTTTATCGCTGAGGTGCAGAAGTATGAAAACGAAGTAACTTCAAAAAGAAATTGA
- a CDS encoding rhamnulokinase family protein yields MKQRFFAVDLGATSGRTILGSLSDKGLEMEEINRFPNRLIEVKGHFYWDIYVLYQNIVDGLKLAAQREVEITSIGIDTWGVDFVCVGEDGHILRQPYAYRDPQTIGAPEVFFSRVPRSRVYELTGIQVMNFNSLFQLDTLRRNNDSALAAAQKILFIPDALSYMLSDEMVTEYTIATTAQLVNAKTRKLEQELLTSIGLTEKNFGRFVYPGETIGSLSKYVQEQTGLGVIPIIAVAGHDTGSAVAAVPALNGNFAYLSSGTWSLMGIETDAPVVTTETEALNFTNEGGVEGTIRLLKNICGMWLLERCRSEWGGISYSELIRDAQASEPFRSFINPDDELFANPAYMEKTICAFCSTTGQPIPDNRARVVRCIFESLALRYRQVLENLCKLSSKPIEVLHVIGGGSRNDLLNQFTANATGKTVIAGPSEATAIGNVMVQAMAAGVSKNISEMRRQINASIPLTTFQPQDAEVWNQAYVKYRALLNDKSNIDLK; encoded by the coding sequence ATGAAGCAGCGTTTTTTTGCAGTTGATTTAGGTGCCACCAGCGGTCGTACAATTCTGGGCTCTCTATCCGATAAAGGCCTTGAAATGGAGGAGATAAATCGTTTCCCTAATCGTTTGATTGAAGTTAAAGGTCATTTTTATTGGGATATTTATGTTTTGTATCAAAACATTGTTGATGGTTTAAAACTTGCTGCCCAAAGAGAAGTTGAGATAACATCTATTGGCATTGATACGTGGGGAGTGGATTTTGTTTGCGTAGGTGAGGATGGGCATATCCTTCGTCAGCCTTATGCTTACCGAGATCCTCAGACCATTGGTGCACCTGAAGTCTTTTTTAGTCGTGTACCGCGAAGTCGTGTCTATGAGCTGACAGGCATCCAGGTGATGAACTTTAATTCTTTATTTCAGCTGGACACGCTTCGTCGTAATAATGATAGTGCGCTGGCTGCAGCACAGAAAATACTTTTCATTCCTGATGCCTTATCTTATATGCTATCTGACGAGATGGTTACTGAATACACCATTGCTACAACGGCGCAATTGGTAAATGCGAAGACTCGAAAATTGGAACAAGAGTTGCTTACTAGTATTGGGCTAACGGAAAAAAACTTTGGACGCTTCGTTTATCCGGGAGAGACAATAGGATCATTGAGTAAATATGTTCAAGAACAAACCGGATTAGGTGTTATTCCTATTATAGCTGTTGCTGGGCATGATACAGGATCTGCTGTTGCGGCTGTGCCAGCATTAAATGGTAATTTCGCTTATTTAAGCAGTGGTACATGGTCGTTGATGGGTATAGAAACAGATGCGCCTGTAGTGACTACTGAAACGGAAGCATTGAACTTCACCAATGAGGGGGGCGTGGAAGGCACCATTCGTTTGTTGAAGAATATATGCGGTATGTGGCTTTTGGAGCGTTGCCGTAGTGAATGGGGGGGAATATCTTATTCCGAATTGATTAGAGATGCTCAGGCTTCGGAACCTTTTCGTTCTTTTATTAATCCGGATGATGAACTTTTTGCCAATCCTGCGTATATGGAAAAAACAATCTGTGCCTTTTGTTCTACAACTGGCCAACCGATCCCTGATAATCGTGCTCGTGTGGTGCGTTGTATTTTTGAGAGTTTAGCATTGCGTTATCGTCAGGTGCTAGAAAATCTTTGCAAGCTTTCTTCTAAGCCCATTGAAGTTCTTCATGTTATTGGCGGTGGAAGCCGGAATGATCTCTTAAACCAATTTACAGCAAATGCGACAGGTAAAACGGTAATAGCTGGTCCCTCTGAAGCTACGGCTATTGGTAATGTGATGGTACAAGCTATGGCTGCGGGCGTTTCAAAAAATATTAGTGAAATGAGAAGACAAATTAATGCTTCTATTCCACTTACTACTTTTCAGCCTCAGGATGCTGAAGTATGGAATCAAGCTTATGTCAAATACAGAGCTCTTTTGAATGATAAAAGTAATATAGATTTAAAATAA
- a CDS encoding glycosyl hydrolase has translation MPAQTTSWPEIKIDAKPAARWWWMGSAVDKSNLTKSIEAYAAAGMGTMEITPIYGVQGCDDREISFLSSPWMRMLKHTQDEATRHGMQIDMNTGTGWPFGGPEVAIEDAASKLLISEYKLSYGQRLKEKVTVADELQKPIAVLSRFMAFSDKGQCLDLTSKVKNGVLNWKAPKGNWRLIAAFCGKTFQKVKRAAPGGEGYVMDHLSARAVKNYLNRFEQAFSGNKAAYPHNFFNDSYEVYGADWTKDFFEQFAVRRGYKLEEHLPEFLSGKRTDITARIISDYRETIGELLQENFTLQWTEWAHSHGTKTRNQAHGSPGNLIDLYATVDVPECEGFGLSDFGIKGLRKDTMTRPNFSDLSMLKYASSAAHISGKPYTSSETFTWLTEHFRASLSQCKPDLDLMFVSGVNHAYFHGTAYSPAEASWPGWKFYASIDMSPTNSIWHDAPAFFKYMARCQSFLQMGKPDNDFLIYLPIYDMWQEQDGRLLLFDIHKMDERAPRFIDAVHRIYNSGYDMDYISDHFIRTAICANGRIVTSGGTSYKAIVIPGVRLMPNDVLAKLISLADQGATIVFLDQYPEDVPGYVDLGPRRILFKKLMNNIQKLHRGRILFGKNYAKTLAETGVKPELLKADFGLSCIRRSNKDGYHYFISALKNKDTEGWIPLAVYAMSAVLYNPVTGESGKACLRHVNGRTEVFLQLVSGESVILKTFTTATVNVPMWPYLQPQGKGFVIASRWNFHFVNSQPEVAQSLSDVRLGSWTEFDLPEVKATMGTGCYKTTFTVNPKSAKEWMLDLGDVRESARVRINGREVATLWAVPFHCFIGKYLCPGENTLEVEVTNLPANRIADMDRRGVKWRIYKEINMVDRNYKKTSYADWLPMPSGLLGPVRVIPMVNKVMD, from the coding sequence ATGCCAGCGCAAACTACTTCATGGCCCGAAATTAAAATCGATGCAAAGCCTGCTGCCCGTTGGTGGTGGATGGGTAGTGCTGTGGATAAAAGCAATCTAACTAAGAGCATAGAGGCTTATGCTGCTGCCGGGATGGGAACAATGGAAATTACTCCTATATATGGTGTTCAGGGGTGTGATGATCGGGAAATATCGTTTCTCTCTTCTCCTTGGATGAGAATGTTAAAACACACTCAAGATGAAGCTACCCGACATGGGATGCAGATAGATATGAATACTGGTACCGGATGGCCTTTTGGAGGGCCGGAAGTTGCAATAGAAGATGCTGCATCAAAACTTCTTATCTCTGAATATAAGCTTTCTTATGGGCAGCGATTGAAAGAAAAAGTAACAGTGGCTGATGAGCTTCAGAAACCTATTGCTGTGCTAAGTCGATTTATGGCTTTTTCGGATAAGGGGCAATGTCTAGATCTTACTTCTAAAGTAAAGAATGGAGTGCTTAATTGGAAGGCTCCAAAGGGTAATTGGCGTTTGATCGCTGCTTTTTGTGGCAAGACGTTCCAGAAAGTGAAACGTGCAGCTCCAGGTGGGGAGGGATATGTAATGGATCATCTGTCGGCTAGAGCCGTGAAAAATTATCTCAATAGATTTGAACAGGCGTTTTCGGGAAATAAGGCTGCGTATCCACATAATTTTTTCAATGATTCTTATGAAGTTTATGGGGCCGACTGGACTAAAGATTTCTTTGAACAGTTTGCAGTCAGGAGAGGATATAAGCTTGAAGAGCATCTTCCTGAGTTCCTTTCGGGTAAACGTACGGATATTACGGCCCGTATAATTTCAGATTACCGTGAAACGATAGGCGAATTGTTGCAGGAGAACTTTACTCTTCAATGGACGGAATGGGCGCATAGCCATGGTACAAAGACCCGTAATCAGGCACATGGTTCACCTGGTAATCTAATTGATTTATATGCAACGGTTGATGTTCCCGAATGCGAAGGTTTCGGCCTCTCTGATTTTGGGATTAAAGGGTTACGTAAAGATACAATGACTCGTCCTAATTTCTCTGATCTTTCTATGTTGAAATATGCTTCTTCGGCTGCTCATATATCAGGTAAGCCTTATACTTCTTCAGAGACGTTTACTTGGCTTACCGAACATTTTCGTGCATCATTATCACAGTGCAAACCCGATCTTGACTTAATGTTCGTTTCGGGTGTAAATCATGCTTATTTTCATGGTACTGCTTATTCGCCAGCTGAAGCTTCATGGCCAGGATGGAAATTTTATGCTTCGATAGACATGAGTCCTACAAATAGTATTTGGCACGATGCGCCAGCCTTCTTTAAATATATGGCTCGCTGTCAGAGTTTCTTGCAAATGGGCAAACCAGATAACGATTTTTTAATTTATCTTCCTATATATGATATGTGGCAGGAACAGGATGGACGATTACTTCTGTTTGATATTCATAAAATGGATGAACGTGCGCCTAGATTCATTGATGCGGTGCATCGTATTTATAATTCAGGATATGATATGGACTATATTTCGGATCATTTTATTCGTACAGCCATTTGTGCTAATGGGCGTATTGTAACTTCTGGCGGAACCTCTTATAAAGCTATTGTTATTCCTGGTGTTCGCCTGATGCCAAACGATGTTCTAGCTAAATTAATTAGCTTAGCTGATCAAGGTGCTACGATTGTCTTCCTTGATCAATATCCGGAGGATGTTCCAGGCTATGTTGATTTGGGACCTCGCCGTATTCTTTTTAAGAAGTTAATGAATAACATTCAAAAGCTACATCGAGGGAGAATCCTTTTTGGAAAGAACTACGCCAAAACATTGGCAGAGACGGGCGTGAAACCAGAATTATTAAAAGCAGATTTTGGCCTTAGTTGTATTCGTCGTAGCAATAAAGATGGATATCACTACTTCATCTCAGCCTTAAAAAATAAAGATACTGAAGGCTGGATACCATTAGCTGTTTATGCAATGTCGGCTGTTCTTTATAATCCCGTGACAGGTGAAAGCGGAAAGGCTTGTTTGCGTCACGTGAATGGTCGTACTGAAGTCTTTCTTCAATTGGTTTCGGGAGAATCTGTTATATTAAAAACATTCACGACTGCGACTGTAAATGTGCCAATGTGGCCTTATTTGCAACCTCAGGGAAAAGGATTTGTTATCGCTTCTAGATGGAATTTTCACTTTGTAAATAGCCAACCGGAAGTGGCACAAAGTCTTTCTGATGTAAGGCTTGGTTCTTGGACAGAGTTTGATTTGCCTGAAGTAAAAGCGACGATGGGCACAGGGTGTTATAAAACCACATTTACTGTAAATCCCAAATCTGCCAAAGAATGGATGCTTGATCTGGGGGATGTGCGAGAAAGTGCCCGGGTGCGTATTAATGGGCGAGAGGTTGCCACCTTATGGGCGGTACCATTTCACTGTTTTATTGGAAAATATCTTTGCCCGGGAGAAAATACCCTGGAAGTAGAGGTTACTAATTTACCAGCCAATCGTATTGCTGATATGGACAGACGAGGAGTGAAATGGCGTATTTATAAGGAAATAAACATGGTTGACCGAAATTATAAAAAAACGAGTTATGCTGATTGGCTACCTATGCCTAGCGGGTTGCTCGGACCTGTGAGAGTGATACCTATGGTAAATAAAGTTATGGACTAA